Proteins encoded in a region of the Vicia villosa cultivar HV-30 ecotype Madison, WI linkage group LG5, Vvil1.0, whole genome shotgun sequence genome:
- the LOC131607718 gene encoding uncharacterized protein LOC131607718, whose amino-acid sequence MSSANIKGFYKQRKNPNTATANAKKPPIHAATFGSNVAQPPALTFCNGKPDLQDEYSESESVLRQFDMNTVYGPCIGMTRLARWERAVNLGLNPPQEIEKLLKSGKVQQESLWDTRI is encoded by the exons ATGTCATCAGCAAATATCAAAGGTTTCTACAAGCAAAGAAAAAACCCAAACACCGCCACCGCCAATGCCAAGAAACCTCCAATCCACGCCGCCACTTTCGGTTCCAATGTCGCCCAACCACCAGCCCTCACTTTCTGCAACGGCAAACCAGATCTCCAAG ATGAATACAGCGAAAGCGAGTCGGTGTTGCGACAATTTGACATGAACACGGTTTACGGGCCTTGTATTGGGATGACGAGGCTGGCACGGTGGGAGCGCGCGGTGAATCTTGGTTTGAACCCTCCGCAGGAGATTGAGAAGCTTCTGAAAAGTGGTAAAGTTCAGCAAGAATCCCTCTGGGACACTCGCATTTAG